ATAAGATAAGGTACTCCTTCTTACTTTAGTCGAGATCACTAGTCACCAACTGCGACGTGCTTCCAAAGATCCTCTGCAGTATGTTAACTATGTTCGGTATTTCCCATGTACTGCAACGTGGGTTCTGTACTCCTGATCTCTACTATCCCCAATCTTTAAAATATTCATTTTAAACCTGCCCATTTGTGTAATTTAGATCGATCAACATTGTTGTTTTGCTGCTCGTGACGCGACGCCAcagtttagtttgttttttaccgGCCTTGTTAAACTCTGAATGACGGAAACATTGGTTGTGTGTCTAGATGTATTTTATACATGTACACAGCCAAGTGTGCAAATAAAGTTTCTTGTACCGAGTCGTTTGTGAACCAGATGAATTCATGACAGCTGAAATAACAGTGTATCAAATTTTATTGTCTATCCAACAATAGTGAAGGTTTGTCAAACAATATGCAACTGCTACGAACAGTTAACACCAGTAGATGACACTAATCAATTCActatttaaattcagtttgaCAGTGATTTAAGTAGTGCATTTCTTTCAGACATTGGATTGCAATTAATCCCATTCCAGACACAGCCTTCAAAATGGCTTCTATAGGAAACAACAATCTTTCATACAGAGCCATGTCTTGGTGTAAAAATATCTTGCAGCATATGATTTTTCATGATAAAATAAAttacaggggaaaaaaagcatgTACCTCTAAATATGCCTCGTTTGATGACATaactgcagacagacagacgtgaGAAACATGAGGAATGTTGTGTGGTCAAAGTAAAAGGCATTTAAAGAAGAGAGATGTGATGGGGCACAGAAGAGTTGGAAGAAAATCACAAAGTAAATGTGAACATTTCTTCACTGGTCATTAAAAATATgggagggattttttttttttttaacagtttgaGGAAGAATAAAGTTGCTACATTCACAACAATCACTAATTACGCAATGCCGCTGCTATAAAATATGCAACATTTTaacatgtaaaaaacaaaaatgtctatAAAAAGCTAAGCGATACCAGTTTATTCAAAATGACACAGCTATAGAAGTGTGATTACAACTTAGTGATTGCTTTTACAATTTTAGGTGTGCACATACCACTTCATAACCAGTGTAATAGACCACTGTCGACTATGAATTAATCACCCACTCTAAATCATGGAAGAGAAAGGTCCAGTGTGGGAACTCGCATTTCATGGATATCTTCACATGACGCATTGACTGAGGTTGTTGCTTTAAGTGCAATGCTCCACTAAAGTGCTGATAAGAACACTTCATCTACCCCGTTTGTGCTGGTTGAAGCGTGTCCAGTTTGCTGCTGAGGATATTAAGAGGGGAGTTGGGgaatgagggtgtgtgtgtgtgtgtgtgtttggggacaggAGCAAACTTAAAATCTTCCCTGCTTGGCGTCTCCGATGGCCCCCCAGACGTCAAAGACAAACTCATCAGGAAAGGCGAAGTCTCCGAGGGTTTCGTCTAGCGCCATGGCGAATTCATCCGGGTTCTTCTTGTCACGGCCGACCTCGACCATCGTGGCAGCtgaaaagagaagaacaatgactgaagagctttaaaaaataaaaataaacttcatTAAACTTATACCTAGATTTAGTCCCATCTGTGATTCAACACTCATGTCACTCTGTGATTTGGTTCCCTTTACAAAACTGTAACTCTTTTTAATCCCGTCATGTTTACTGTCTGCGTCCTATGATAAAATGATGATGCGTTAAACCATTGTTTAAATCCAACATTTTCCACACAGGCTTGCATCGTAGAGCAGAGTGGCATGAGAGAATTATGGTTTGTTTTTACGCAGGTAACACTGTGACTAAAACATGTGGTGACGTACAGACTGAGGTCACAGAGAGAGCTAACTGAGGCCTAAGTACTTGACCTGGATATCATCATCTCCTCtaaatttatattatttaagcCACTCAAAACTGATGCACGATATCAGCTACTTTCTTTAAGCCCCCCCACCGACACAAAAATGATTAATCACTTAACATTACAAGTATGCCTTAAGTACCTAAATACCATAAGTACGACAACATGCAGAAGCAAATATCGTCTCTTAGACATGAATGCTGAATCATCGTCAGATACTTTACAGTCAAATGAGTGAAAAACGTACGCGCTTGTGATACTTGCTCATGAATCATTTATACTCACCGAGTTCGGTGTCTCTGATGCCCATGTAGCTCTCCAGGAGGTCGTCCACTTTCTTCACTGCCTTCTCCTCAAATTCTGTTGGCTAGAAAGagaaaaaactgttttaatCGTTCAGTTATTCCGTTTGACTGTATTTTGGAGACGATGTGTCATCCTCTCAGTTTGTCGCAATTTAAGAGATAAATCTGACAACAACTTATTATTCCAGATTTCATAGATGACTAAAAGACAAATAGCAGTGTTGTAGTACTCAAGATTGGTTTCGATTGCCCTTATCAGGATTTTATTGGGGTGGGGCTATCACTAAACTGCCTGTGCTTTGTCAGATTGgttaaaacatacacacacatgcatcataATTCGGTTCTGCAATGACTCGCActgtcttggtcttgacttggtctcaACCTCTCAAAGTCTTGGTCATGATACAATCTGGACGTGACTTCTCGTCTCGGGTTGGGCGGTCTTGAACACAACGCTGACAATCTGTCCAAGTGGATTAGGTGAGAATGTAGGGAGAGGCGGGTACCATCCCTTGTGGGTAGTATGTTTGTCTGAGTATCTTCAACAGAAAGAGCCGTTGAGCTTATGTCAGGAgtgaaaaagagaaaatgtaTCCAAGCGATCTTCATAAAAGTGTCAACAGTTCGATGTCTAAAGCGAGGAAAAGTTTTTCCCCCCAGTATTGCACAATGTCAGGTCTCAGCAGGATTACCGAAAGGAACTTACCTCATCCTCTACAGTCGCAGGGCCCTTGGAGCGAAGTCTCAAAGTCCCCTTCCCTGAACCGATCTTGTTCTCACTGGCGGGTTTGGCGCCCTTTGACCTGGGCTCAAGCATTTCTGTCAGTCAGAAGAGAAACAACATCATTGTTCCTGCAACAATACACGGACGTTTTCAAGTGaacattataaaaaaaagaccaGTTACGGTTTCTACAAGCTGTTCGAAGCCCTGAAAAGCAGCGCAGTCTGTCTCACCGCAAAGAATGCAGACAACTATCTTATGTTCTGGCTCACACGACGAGTAAAACTGCAGCACACTATTCTGTCTGGATGTGTCTGAATCCTGAAGGTGAATGTGTTGTGTGGCGATCGTGTTTCTCACTCACCAAAAGCCTTCATTGGCTCGGACAGTTTGAGGGTGAAGGTCTGGTCTTTGGGCAGCTCTTTAAGCATGCGGGCGACCTCATAATGCCGTGTCCCCACGATGTTATGTCCGTTAATGCACTCTATGTGGTCGCCCACAGAGATCACCTTCACCCCGTCCACGATACTGCCCTCTTTGATACGCTGCCGTACAGAAGAAGTCAGTGACGGGTGTAATTAGAAAGACAGCCAATCTATGTCATACATTTATGGAACGCCACACAAAaacaataggtttggtttgaagtgCCACAAGTCAGACAAATACATCAAAACAAGAGGGCCAAACAaagagagagtatgtgtgtgtgtgtgcgtgtaaaatATCCGGGACGATACTGAAGGAGCCGACTGTATTGTTATGTTATACCCGATaatcatgttttgttttctttacgaGCCCTTTCATGCAAAATGACTTGACGAACAAACATTTTTACATCTACATTTATGCTTCCATTGAAAGCTACACATGCGTGTGAAACttcaaaaactttaaaaaaggaaacaaacatTTGTCATGCTAAAATATATCCGTTGTTCCATATTTTACAGGGAACCTTCTTTGGGTTTCTTTATCTTGAGCTCACAGCAGACCTGTTAAATGCCCCCTGACCTACATTCTGCTCCATAAACCTCTGAACAACAGAAGTTTACTGCGCGAGGTGTAAAACAGATGTAACCGAAAGCTGCAATATTCATGTTCTGAAGAGTCTGCAAGTTGCCTCAGCAGTTTAGATTAAGATGTGGGAAGAGATGGAGTCGTTTAAATGGCCAAACATATATGACACCGTCTACAAAGAGACCAAATAAGCTCATAAGGCCAGGCCGCATCAACAGAGGCACAAATACCAAGCTGAATTATGATTTCAGCGATGAAAGCAAGTTTGTAAAGTTACTTTAAATATGGCGATTATGCAAACAAGTGCATTTATCAACTGTTGTTCTGTAGATGCTGTGATATCCACTATGAGGTCATTAAGAGCATCTTGAATCAAATATGATCAGAAAGTTACGTTGTGAACACCACTGTGAACTAAGAGGTGAAATAAATGTTGACGTTCAGGGTGACGTGCAGGCTCACCTTAATGAACGCGTATCCGGCTCCGTTGTCGGTGATGGTGAGGCCCAGGGCATCTTCAGATTTATaaacctccacctccttcttgaTCCCTTTGATGTGGGCGAAGATGAAATCCTCGAGGCCGATCTGGCCCCCCAGCAGCTTGTCCATGTCGATCTTGTGGGTGTTGAGGGTGCAGAACAAGATCTGcgttcacacacagacacaaagagacacacagttaTCGTACATTACAAAATACATACTCAGAAAATACACATATttgatgggagaaaaaaactaaaaatacttTGATTATATAAAAGCCCAAAAACAAAGGCATACTGTGATGGAAACCCCTCCAAAATGCCTGAATCTTTAATATACCATCAAAAACAGAAACTATTCTTATTCACAGCCTAAACAATTAGccagatataaaaataaaactgagtgTAGATGGCAGAGCACTACTTCAGTTTACTGAACACAGGACTCATCAGGGAGCTCCGTCTTTATTGCAACAGTCGAGTTTTGCAGTTCAGCCCTCGACCACCTCACAGGATCATCGGTGTGTGTTGCGTCTGTGTTTTGAGTTCTGAGCCTGTGATGCAGCAAACATGACCTTTCCTTCCTCCGCCAGAGATGTTGAGATCCGTCTTCACACCTCGTGGCTGCCACACCTTGGCAGGACACAGCGATGGACATGTGAACACCAGGAACTCGATACACGAGTCGCCGGATTTAACAGCCCTTAAAACAGAGACTGGTGGATGTGAATCTTTTAATACCTCACCTAGACGGAAGCTTTTAATAAGATCAACaagaatatacaggactgtctcagaaaattagaatattgtgataaagttctttattttctgtaatgcaattaaaaaaaaaaaatctgacttCTTTTGGattaaatcaaatcaaatgattAAACTAAAAgccttttaaatttttatatttgctgataataaataagaaaactcaaatataaatatcaaatctctatatatatctaaataactGAAAAAGTAAAACTCAAAACACAaaacttgaatcttgaatgtttACGTTATTTTTGTggaaacacatttcaaatgttttttttttttttttattgttttagagtttttttttttggttgtttttttatgtaatattattttataagaTTTAAAAAGGAGTTTTTAAAAGAGCTAATTAAttagcaataaataaaaaataattgcaTTTTTGAATTTTGgatgtttttgcattttttcagaatttatttttttttttactatatttaaaaataacccTCCTCAGTTATGACCATATGCAACTTTGAACACCCGTTCAAAATGTAGTGTCCGACTTCCGGGTGGCACAGCAAGAAGGGATTAGAGTTCTACTGGTTCAGGAGGTTGACCTTTGTGCACCAATCAGGC
This portion of the Pseudoliparis swirei isolate HS2019 ecotype Mariana Trench chromosome 8, NWPU_hadal_v1, whole genome shotgun sequence genome encodes:
- the gipc2 gene encoding PDZ domain-containing protein GIPC2, producing MPLAPWRKKNKPTKEHLVENEEVGGGHAGATGSLAKSAVNGAGLPPPPANLRPKLVFHTQLAHGSPTGRIEGFSNVKELYSKIAEAFNISPPEILFCTLNTHKIDMDKLLGGQIGLEDFIFAHIKGIKKEVEVYKSEDALGLTITDNGAGYAFIKRIKEGSIVDGVKVISVGDHIECINGHNIVGTRHYEVARMLKELPKDQTFTLKLSEPMKAFEMLEPRSKGAKPASENKIGSGKGTLRLRSKGPATVEDEPTEFEEKAVKKVDDLLESYMGIRDTELAATMVEVGRDKKNPDEFAMALDETLGDFAFPDEFVFDVWGAIGDAKQGRF